In one window of Prionailurus bengalensis isolate Pbe53 chromosome B3, Fcat_Pben_1.1_paternal_pri, whole genome shotgun sequence DNA:
- the LOC122468004 gene encoding LOW QUALITY PROTEIN: uncharacterized protein LOC122468004 (The sequence of the model RefSeq protein was modified relative to this genomic sequence to represent the inferred CDS: inserted 1 base in 1 codon; substituted 1 base at 1 genomic stop codon), with amino-acid sequence MDPEAPENQAAVVMAFVNQAAADIKKKLQKLDNLEVDTGAQHSVLIKPHGKVSEKSSWVQGATGIKKYSWTTQRTVNLGNGEVTHSFLVIPDSPCPLLGRDLLTKMGAQIHFTPGGPQVTGPHNQPITILTLKLEDEYRLHQGPPSQSQNIEPWLQQFPEAWAETGGMGLAKHRPALFIELKPGADPVRVRQYPMSIEARHGITPHIRRLLDLGILRPCHSAWNTPLWPVRKPNSTDYRPVQDLREVNRRVMDIHPTVPNPYTLLSALSPERQWYTVLDLKDAFFSLPLAPKSQELFAFEWSDPERGINGQLTWTRLPQGFKNSPTLFDEALHEDLGEHRNQNPEVTLLQYVDDLLIAAETAEACLQGTKNLLRTLGALGYRASAKKAQICKSKVTYLGYLLREGQRWLTDARKETVLRIPRPTTRRQVREFLGSARFCRLWIPRFAEMAKPLYMVTREQVPFEWTEETEQAFQQIKLALLSAPALGLPDVSKPFHLFVDENKGVAKAVLTQLLGPWPRPVAYLSKRLDPVAAGWPPCLRMIAATALMVKDADKLTMGQELHVTTPHAIEGVLKQPPDXWISNAQLVHYQGLLLNPLRIIYAPPRTLNPASLLPDPDLDTPLHDCAEILAQVHGVREDLQDHPLPDAEVTWFTDGSSFVXSGQRYAGAAVTTETETVWAESLPADTSAQRAELVTLTKALTLGKGKRLNVYTDSRYAFATAHIHGAIYRERGLLTAEGKTIKNKEEILALLKALWLPKRLAIIHCPGHQKPVTPVARGNNLADQVARKVALQVDCALMTTLPDPGSASLPESPTYTEEDLNWIQRLPMTRYHNGWWRAGDWSVILPEEMGNKVLTKIHRATHLGTKKMRDLIRHAKITIKNSGPKIEQIVANCKTCQLTNVTNHGRNPGSRTRGTRPGAYWEIDFTEVKPD; translated from the exons ATGGACCCCGAGGCCCCCGAAAATCAGGCCGCCGTTGTAATGGCCTTTGTAAATCAGGCAGCCGctgatattaaaaagaaacttcagaAGTTAGACAACTTAGAAG TGGACAcaggagcacaacattcggtcttGATTAAGCCCCATGGGAAAGTTTCTGAAAAATCTTCCTGGGTCCAAGGGGCTACCGGAATAAAAAAGTATTCCTGGACTACCCAGAGGACTGTGAACCTAGGAAATGGGGAGGTCACCCATTCCTTCCTAGTCATCCCTGACAGCCCATGCCCCTTATTAGGAAGAGACTTACTCACTAAAATGGGGGCCCAGATTCATTTTACACCAGGGGGCCCCCAAGTGACTGGACCTCACAACCAACCCATTACCATACTTACTCTAAAACTAGAAGACGAATATCGACTCCATCAGGGGCCACCCTCGCAAAGTCAAAACATAGAGCCCTGGCTCCAGCAGTTTCCAGAAGCATGGGCTGAAACCGGAGGTATGGGGTTGGCTAAGCATCGCCCAGCTCTATTCATAGAGCTGAAACCAGGGGCAGATCCAGTTCGGGTCCGACAATACCCGATGTCAATAGAGGCCAGACATGGCATCACGCCACATATCCGTCGCCTCCTAGACTTAGGCATCTTGCGTCCCTGCCATTCGGCTTGGAACACCCCCCTGTGGCCTGTACGAAAACCTAACAGTACGGACTACCGTCCAGTACAAGATTTGAGAGAAGTTAACCGCCGAGTTATGGACATACACCCAACAGTACCCAACCCCTATACCCTCCTAAGTGCCCTCAGCCCAGAAAGACAATGGTATACTGTCCTTGATTTAAAAGATGCTTTTTTCAGCCTGCCTCTGGCCCCCAAAAGCCAAGAGCTCTTCGCCTTCGAGTGGTCCGACCCTGAGAGAGGCATAAatgggcaactcacctggacccGGCTCCCCCAAGGATTTAAAAACTCACCCACCTTGTTTGATGAGGCACTTCACGAGGATCTGGGTGAGCACCGGAATCAAAACCCGGAAGTGACTCTCTTGCAGTACGTTGACGATCTTTTAATCGCCGCTGAGACTGCTGAAGCTTGCTTGCAAGGCACCAAAAATCTCCTCCGTACACTTGGTGCCCTGGGGTACCGGGCttcagcaaagaaagcccaaattTGCAAATCCAAGGTAACCTACTTGGGGTACCTGTTAAGAGAAGGCCAGCGGTGGCTCACTGATGCACGGAAGGAAACCGTCCTCCGCATCCCCCGACCCACAACGCGAAGGCAGGTAAGAGAATTCCTGGGATCGGCCAGGTTCTGCCGCTTGTGGATACCTCGGTTCGCCGAGATGGCTAAGCCTCTTTACATGGTCACCCGAGAACAGGTGCCCTTTGAATGGACAGAGGAAACTGAGCAGGCGTTCCAGCAAATTAAGCTCGCCCTGTTGTCGGCACCAGCCTTAGGGCTCCCCGATGTCTCCAAACCCTTTCATCTCTTCGTAGATGAAAATAAAGGGGTAGCCAAAGCAGTGCTGACACAACTCCTTGGCCCATGGCCCAGGCCCGTTGCCTACCTTTCAAAAAGACTAGACCCAGTAGCAGCtggctggcctccctgcctccgtATGATCGCTGCTACAGCTTTAATGGTAAAGGATGCTGATAAGTTAACTATGGGACAAGAGCTACATGTTACAACCCCTCATGCCATCGAGGGAGTCCTCAAACAACCCCCTGACTGATGGATAAGTAATGCCCAACTGGTTCACTACCAGGGACTATTATTAAATCCCCTCAGAATCATTTATGCTCCCCCCCGAACACTAAACCCTGCCTCCCTATTACCAGACCCGGACTTGGATACCCCCCTCCATGACTGCGCTGAGATATTGGCACAGGTTCATGGAGTTCGGGAAGATTTACAGGATCACCCGCTACCAGACGCCGAGGTTACCTGGTTCACTGACGGCAGCAGCTTTG CATCAGGTCAAAGGTACGCGGGGGCAGCAGTCACAACTGAAACTGAGACTGTTTGGGCTGAGTCTTTGCCAGCTGACACCTCTGCCCAACGGGCTGAACTTGTGACCTTAACCAAGGCACTGACTTTGGGAAAAGGCAAGAGACTAAACGTGTATACCGATAGCAGATATGCTTTTGCTACGGCCCACATACATGGAGCTATATACAGAGAGAGGGGACTGTTAACTGCAGAagggaaaactatcaaaaacaaagaagaaatattggCTCTTTTAAAGGCACTCTGGCTGCCTAAACGACTAGCCATCATACATTGTCCAGGCCACCAAAAACCGGTCACACCGGTGGCCAGAGGAAATAATTTGGCTGACCAGGTGGCCCGAAAGGTGGCCTTACAGGTGGACTGTGCTTTAATGACCACCTTACCAGACCCCGGCTCAGCCAGTTTGCCAGAAAGCCCCACCTACACTGAAGAAGACCTAAATTGGATCCAAAGGTTGCCCATGACCCGCTATCATAATGGGTGGTGGAGAGCAGGAGACTGGAGCGTAATCCTCCCAGAGGAAATGGGGAATAAAGTTTTGACTAAAATACACCGGGCCACCCACCTGGGCACCAAGAAGATGCGAGACTTGATAAGGCATGCTAAAATCACCATCAAGAACTCAGGGCCAAAGATTGAACAAATAGTTGCCAACTGTAAGACTTGTCAACTGACAAACGTGACCAACCATGGAAGAAATCCCGGCTCCAGGACTCGCGGAACCAGGCCAGGAGCTTATTGGGAAATAGACTTCACCGAGGTAAAGCCTG actaa